A region of Burkholderiales bacterium JOSHI_001 DNA encodes the following proteins:
- a CDS encoding membrane protein implicated in regulation of membrane protease activity (PFAM: NfeD-like), with product MILSEPILWWLVAGTLVAAEVATGTFYLLMLSVGAMAAALVAHAGLNFTGQLVAAALVGGGAVAAWHLRRMRQPKPPAQSNRDINLDIGSPVQVAAWGADGCARVHYRGAEWSARYSGTDAPQPGPHVISAIEGSQLLLQRP from the coding sequence ATGATCCTCAGCGAACCCATCCTGTGGTGGTTGGTCGCCGGCACGCTGGTGGCGGCCGAGGTGGCCACGGGCACCTTTTACCTGTTGATGTTGTCGGTGGGCGCGATGGCGGCGGCGCTGGTGGCGCATGCGGGCCTGAATTTCACCGGGCAGTTGGTGGCGGCGGCGCTGGTGGGCGGCGGCGCGGTGGCAGCCTGGCACCTGCGGCGCATGCGCCAGCCCAAGCCGCCCGCGCAGTCCAACCGCGACATCAACCTGGACATCGGCTCGCCGGTGCAGGTGGCCGCCTGGGGGGCCGACGGTTGCGCCCGGGTGCACTACCGCGGCGCCGAATGGAGCGCGCGCTACAGCGGCACCGACGCGCCGCAGCCCGGCCCGCACGTCATTAGCGCCATCGAAGGCAGCCAGTTGCTGCTGCAACGGCCCTGA
- a CDS encoding Rhodanese-related sulfurtransferase (PFAM: YeeE/YedE family (DUF395); Rhodanese-like domain) yields MNLPLDALTAVSAANPWSYLVFGGIGFAFGFSLESAGFGDSRKLAAQFYFRELTVFKVMFTAILVAMTLLFGAVGLGLVDFGHVWVNPTYLGSGVLGGLIMGVGFIVGGFCPTTSLASASTGKIDGMMFMAGGFVGAFLFGETESLFDHWYNNAGYHGRLTLDQVFGIPAHILVPVIVVAALPLFWVAEQIERLVGRRDMGREPRWRGVGAAVLALVALGVLAIGSPSLDTRYAKLSFKRSEAVQQPDGKTASVQRVYNADEMLAKRLAFVSPAEAFKARYQQAIKPVYLDVRAESDFNLYHLADAVHVPLARLEKMVPDLLSEPPSNTVFITIGNDEELATRAWKQLVASGVQNVYILEGGVNGWIAAFGAGDPALRPLPGAGPEQLRYAFSAALGDRYKSCAPDPTHHEKPAFEPRIVLQLRRDKSGGGCG; encoded by the coding sequence ATGAACCTCCCGCTCGATGCCCTCACCGCGGTCAGTGCCGCGAACCCGTGGTCCTACCTGGTCTTCGGCGGCATCGGCTTCGCCTTCGGCTTCTCGCTCGAATCGGCCGGCTTCGGCGACTCGCGCAAGCTGGCGGCGCAGTTCTACTTCCGCGAACTCACCGTCTTCAAGGTCATGTTCACCGCGATCCTGGTGGCGATGACCTTGCTGTTCGGCGCCGTCGGCCTGGGGCTGGTCGATTTCGGCCATGTCTGGGTCAACCCGACCTACCTCGGTTCCGGCGTGCTCGGCGGGCTGATCATGGGCGTGGGCTTCATCGTCGGTGGCTTCTGCCCGACCACCTCGCTCGCGTCCGCGTCGACCGGCAAGATCGACGGCATGATGTTCATGGCCGGCGGTTTCGTCGGTGCGTTCCTGTTCGGCGAGACCGAGTCGCTTTTCGACCATTGGTACAACAACGCTGGATACCACGGCCGGCTCACGCTGGACCAGGTGTTCGGCATTCCGGCGCACATCCTGGTGCCAGTCATCGTGGTGGCCGCATTGCCGCTGTTCTGGGTCGCCGAACAGATCGAGCGGCTTGTCGGCCGGCGCGACATGGGCCGCGAGCCCCGGTGGCGCGGCGTTGGCGCGGCTGTGCTGGCGCTCGTGGCGCTCGGCGTGCTCGCCATCGGCAGCCCGTCGCTCGACACGCGCTACGCGAAGTTGAGCTTCAAGCGCAGCGAGGCCGTGCAGCAGCCCGACGGCAAGACAGCGTCGGTCCAGCGCGTCTACAACGCCGACGAGATGCTGGCCAAGCGCCTGGCGTTCGTCTCGCCGGCGGAGGCCTTCAAGGCCCGCTACCAGCAGGCGATCAAGCCGGTCTACCTGGATGTGCGCGCCGAGTCCGACTTCAACCTCTACCACCTGGCCGACGCGGTGCACGTGCCGCTGGCGCGGCTGGAGAAGATGGTGCCGGACCTGCTGAGCGAGCCGCCGTCCAACACGGTTTTCATCACGATCGGCAATGACGAGGAACTTGCGACGCGGGCGTGGAAGCAATTGGTCGCCTCCGGCGTGCAGAACGTCTACATCCTCGAGGGTGGCGTCAACGGCTGGATCGCCGCGTTCGGCGCGGGCGATCCGGCGCTGAGGCCGCTGCCCGGCGCCGGGCCCGAGCAACTGCGCTATGCCTTCTCGGCGGCCCTCGGCGACCGCTACAAGTCCTGTGCCCCCGATCCGACGCACCACGAGAAGCCCGCCTTCGAGCCGCGCATCGTGCTGCAACTGCGACGCGACAAGTCCGGCGGCGGCTGCGGCTGA
- a CDS encoding GC-motif protein sorting domain protein (PFAM: PEP-CTERM motif~TIGRFAM: Myxococcales GC_trans_RRR domain; Deltaproteobacterial GC-motif protein sorting domain; PEP-CTERM putative exosortase interaction domain), with product MRPGEDSLINSSYDVFDPTRVGIFTAGLTAGQTYTVSLANNANVAGDNGSTLHGAMNGQFNWHIEQQAVPEPGSAALAALALLALLATRRRA from the coding sequence ATGCGCCCTGGGGAGGATTCGCTTATCAACTCGTCTTACGATGTGTTCGATCCCACGCGCGTCGGCATCTTCACCGCTGGACTGACCGCCGGCCAGACCTACACCGTCTCACTGGCCAACAACGCCAACGTTGCAGGCGACAACGGGTCCACGCTCCACGGCGCCATGAACGGCCAGTTCAACTGGCACATCGAACAGCAGGCTGTGCCGGAACCCGGTTCAGCCGCATTGGCCGCCCTGGCGCTGCTGGCTCTTCTCGCGACACGCCGCCGAGCTTGA
- a CDS encoding arginine/lysine/ornithine decarboxylase (PFAM: Orn/Lys/Arg decarboxylase, C-terminal domain; Orn/Lys/Arg decarboxylase, N-terminal domain; Orn/Lys/Arg decarboxylase, major domain) — MLRFRFPIVIIDEDFRSENTSGLGIRALAQAIEKEGFEVLGVTSYGDLSQFAQQQSRASAFILSIDDEEFTPGPELDPAVVNLRSFIKEIRFRNADIPIYLYGETRTSQHIPNDILRELHGFIHMFEDTPEFVARHIIREAKSYLDGVAPPFFRALVDYAQDGSYSWHCPGHSGGVAFLKSPVGQMFHQFFGENMLRADVCNSVDELGQLLDHTGPVAASEKNAARIFNADHCFFVTNGTSTSNKMVWHHTVAPGDVVVVDRNCHKSILHSIIMTGAVPVFMTPTRNHFGIIGPIPQSEFTREAIQRKIAAHPLLAGVDATKVKPRILTLTQSTYDGVMYNTDTIKGMLDGYVDTLHFDEAWLPHAAFHSFYNSYYAMGRDKPRPKEAMVYATQSTHKLLAGLSQASQVLVQDSQTRTLDRHLFNEAYLMHSSTSPQYAIIASCDVAAAMMEPPGGTALVEESIKEALDFRRAMRKVDKEFGKDWWFKVWGPDKLALNGMGTAADWVLQANDKWHGFGDLAAGFNLLDPIKSTIITPGLDVSGKFAKTGIPAGIVTKYLAEHGVVVEKTGLYSFFIMFTIGITKGRWNTMLTALQQFKDDYDKNAPMWRILPEFCQHHPTYERMGLRDLSQAIHETYAKGDIARLTTEMYLSDLHPAMKPSDAYARIAHRDTERVAIDELEGRIATSLLTPYPPGIPLLIPGERFNRKIVEYLRFTREFNAKFPGFDTDVHGLVEDEAATIGGARRYYVDCVRT, encoded by the coding sequence ATGCTGCGATTTCGCTTTCCCATCGTCATCATCGACGAGGACTTCCGCTCCGAGAACACCTCGGGCCTGGGCATCCGTGCGTTGGCTCAAGCGATTGAAAAAGAAGGCTTCGAGGTGCTGGGCGTCACCAGCTATGGCGACCTGAGCCAGTTCGCGCAGCAGCAAAGCCGGGCCTCGGCCTTCATCCTGAGCATCGACGACGAAGAATTCACACCGGGGCCGGAACTGGACCCGGCGGTGGTGAACCTGCGCAGCTTCATCAAGGAAATCCGCTTTCGCAACGCCGACATCCCGATCTACCTGTATGGCGAAACGCGCACCAGCCAGCACATCCCGAACGACATCCTGCGCGAACTGCACGGCTTCATCCACATGTTCGAGGACACGCCGGAGTTCGTGGCCCGTCACATCATCCGTGAAGCCAAGAGCTACCTGGACGGCGTGGCGCCGCCGTTCTTCCGTGCGCTGGTGGACTATGCGCAGGACGGTTCCTACTCCTGGCACTGCCCGGGCCACAGCGGTGGGGTGGCCTTCCTGAAGAGCCCGGTGGGGCAGATGTTCCACCAGTTCTTCGGCGAAAACATGCTGCGCGCGGACGTCTGCAATTCGGTGGACGAATTGGGCCAGCTGCTGGACCACACCGGCCCGGTGGCCGCCAGCGAGAAGAACGCGGCGCGCATCTTCAACGCCGACCACTGCTTCTTCGTGACCAACGGCACGTCCACCAGCAACAAGATGGTGTGGCACCACACGGTGGCGCCGGGCGATGTGGTGGTGGTGGACCGCAACTGCCACAAGAGCATCCTGCACAGCATCATCATGACCGGTGCGGTGCCGGTGTTCATGACGCCCACGCGCAATCACTTCGGCATCATCGGGCCCATTCCGCAAAGCGAATTCACGCGCGAAGCCATCCAGCGCAAGATCGCCGCGCACCCGCTGCTGGCCGGTGTGGACGCCACGAAGGTGAAGCCGCGCATCCTGACGCTGACGCAAAGCACCTACGACGGTGTGATGTACAACACCGACACCATCAAGGGCATGCTGGACGGCTACGTCGACACCCTGCATTTCGACGAAGCCTGGCTGCCGCACGCGGCCTTCCACAGCTTCTACAACAGCTACTACGCCATGGGCCGCGACAAGCCGCGGCCCAAGGAAGCGATGGTGTACGCCACGCAAAGCACGCACAAGCTGCTGGCGGGATTGAGCCAGGCCTCGCAGGTGCTGGTGCAGGACTCACAAACCCGCACCCTGGACAGGCACCTCTTCAACGAGGCCTACCTGATGCACAGTTCCACCAGCCCGCAGTACGCCATCATCGCCAGCTGCGACGTGGCCGCGGCCATGATGGAACCCCCCGGCGGCACCGCGCTGGTGGAAGAAAGCATCAAGGAAGCGCTGGACTTCCGCCGCGCCATGCGCAAGGTGGACAAAGAGTTCGGCAAGGACTGGTGGTTCAAGGTCTGGGGCCCGGACAAGCTGGCCCTCAACGGCATGGGCACCGCGGCCGACTGGGTGCTGCAGGCCAACGACAAGTGGCACGGCTTCGGCGACCTGGCGGCCGGCTTCAACCTGCTGGACCCGATCAAGAGCACCATCATCACGCCGGGGCTGGACGTGTCGGGCAAGTTCGCCAAGACAGGCATCCCCGCCGGCATTGTCACCAAGTACCTGGCCGAGCATGGTGTGGTGGTGGAGAAGACGGGTCTTTACTCCTTCTTCATCATGTTCACCATCGGCATCACCAAGGGCCGCTGGAACACGATGCTGACCGCGCTGCAGCAGTTCAAGGACGACTACGACAAGAACGCGCCGATGTGGCGCATCCTGCCCGAGTTCTGTCAGCACCACCCGACCTATGAACGCATGGGCCTGCGCGACCTGTCGCAGGCCATCCACGAGACCTATGCCAAGGGCGACATCGCGCGGCTCACGACCGAGATGTACCTGTCGGACCTGCACCCCGCCATGAAGCCCAGCGACGCGTATGCGCGCATCGCGCACCGCGACACGGAGCGGGTGGCCATTGACGAACTGGAAGGGCGCATCGCCACCAGCCTGCTGACGCCTTACCCGCCGGGCATCCCGCTGCTGATTCCGGGCGAGCGCTTCAATCGCAAGATCGTGGAATACCTGCGCTTCACGCGCGAGTTCAACGCCAAGTTTCCGGGCTTCGACACCGACGTGCACGGCCTGGTGGAAGACGAGGCGGCCACGATCGGCGGGGCACGGCGCTACTACGTCGACTGCGTCCGGACCTGA
- a CDS encoding thiosulfate reductase cytochrome B subunit (membrane anchoring protein) (PFAM: Cytochrome b(N-terminal)/b6/petB), with amino-acid sequence MRRIGLVLLAAAAALPAARGAPPEPLKSLHPDLALLDAAGANVLASGQPVSTMKTCGACHDAAYIAAHAFHVDLGLRAFKTSATSWNASPGLFGQWDPLRYRFLTQAGDERLDLSTPQWLMLNGERVVGGGPATTSRNGSPLTTLKPDPADPETSLLDAGGKRSPWDWSASGTMEVNCFVCHLETPNLGARSTVIRTGRFADASTATLQGLGVVEPAGKGWVWNRAAFTAAGKLDSRKLAIQDPTNANCAACHGEVHPSGPAPLQVDACKLDFPQTATTGQVVAPQRINASGLNLADKRSLNRSWDVHAERQLQCTDCHHALNNPAHSGGMKGRRPAHLRYDPRSLDLKDYLQRPDHDFARGQSAQVRVAPELKGTMRRCENCHDASVSHAGWLPYVDTHMAKLACESCHIPHLYAPAIQSYDWTVLAADGQPARGCRGVDGTPGDVRSLITGFDPVLLQRTNIDQATLLAPYNLITSFYWTYEDAKGHRRPVRLADLQVAFLEGGRHAGGIVEAFDANHDGVVGAAELRIDTPLKEAAVKARLEKLGLRQVRMEGQVQPFSINHNVTRGAHALNRCDACHSAGSRLTQAMQLAAFAPVLPAFDANNNVSGSGRVTRRDDGALYYEPAPAKDAVYVFGATRIGWVDAIGALAVVGTLLGVLGHGTLRFLAWRKRPHTPAPTKRVHLYDAYRRLWHWLQAISIVALLATGLIIHRPDVFSAFPFGAVVTLHNVLAAVLTVNAALSLFYHLATERMREYMPRPYGFIDDAIRQAKYYQSGIFKGEAHPFDKRPDDRMNPIQKATYFGVLNVLLPLQIATGALMWGAQHWPQAAAAVGGLPLLAPMHTLLAWFFASFILGHIYMATTGATPLEALRGMVTGDEEVEVHEAFGSH; translated from the coding sequence ATGCGCCGCATCGGCCTCGTCCTGCTGGCCGCCGCCGCCGCGCTGCCGGCGGCCCGTGGCGCACCGCCCGAGCCGCTGAAAAGCCTGCATCCCGACCTTGCCCTCCTCGACGCCGCCGGGGCGAACGTGCTGGCCAGCGGCCAACCGGTATCGACGATGAAGACCTGCGGTGCCTGCCACGACGCGGCCTACATCGCCGCGCACGCCTTTCACGTGGACCTCGGCCTGCGTGCATTCAAGACCTCGGCCACGTCCTGGAATGCCAGCCCCGGCCTGTTCGGCCAGTGGGATCCGCTGCGCTACCGCTTCCTGACCCAGGCGGGCGACGAGCGGCTCGACCTGTCCACGCCGCAGTGGCTGATGCTCAACGGCGAGCGGGTGGTCGGCGGCGGGCCCGCGACCACTTCGCGCAACGGGTCGCCGCTGACCACCTTGAAGCCCGATCCCGCCGACCCGGAAACATCGCTGCTCGACGCGGGCGGTAAGCGCAGCCCCTGGGACTGGTCCGCCTCGGGCACGATGGAGGTGAACTGCTTCGTCTGTCACCTCGAGACGCCCAACCTCGGCGCCCGCAGCACGGTGATCCGGACGGGCCGTTTCGCCGACGCGAGCACCGCAACGCTGCAGGGCCTGGGCGTCGTCGAGCCCGCCGGCAAGGGCTGGGTGTGGAACCGGGCCGCTTTCACCGCTGCGGGCAAGCTCGACAGCCGCAAGCTGGCGATCCAGGACCCGACCAACGCGAACTGCGCAGCCTGCCACGGCGAGGTGCATCCCTCCGGCCCGGCGCCGCTGCAGGTCGATGCCTGCAAGCTTGACTTCCCGCAGACGGCAACCACCGGCCAGGTCGTGGCGCCGCAGCGCATCAATGCCTCCGGCCTCAACCTCGCGGACAAGCGCAGCCTGAACCGGTCGTGGGACGTGCACGCCGAGCGCCAGTTGCAGTGCACCGACTGCCACCACGCGCTGAACAACCCTGCGCACAGCGGCGGCATGAAGGGCCGCCGCCCCGCGCACCTGCGCTACGACCCGCGCTCACTCGACCTGAAGGACTACCTGCAACGGCCCGACCACGACTTCGCACGGGGCCAGAGCGCGCAGGTGCGGGTCGCGCCCGAACTCAAGGGCACCATGCGTCGCTGCGAGAACTGCCACGACGCGTCGGTCAGCCACGCCGGCTGGCTGCCCTACGTCGACACGCACATGGCCAAGCTGGCCTGCGAGAGCTGCCACATCCCGCACCTGTACGCGCCGGCGATCCAGTCCTACGACTGGACCGTGCTCGCCGCCGACGGCCAGCCGGCACGCGGCTGCCGCGGCGTTGACGGCACGCCGGGTGACGTGCGCTCGCTCATCACCGGCTTCGATCCGGTGCTGCTCCAGCGCACCAACATCGACCAGGCGACGCTGCTCGCACCCTACAACCTGATCACCAGCTTCTACTGGACCTACGAGGACGCGAAGGGCCACCGCCGCCCGGTTCGCCTGGCCGATCTGCAGGTGGCGTTTCTCGAAGGCGGGCGCCATGCCGGCGGCATCGTCGAGGCCTTCGATGCCAACCACGACGGCGTCGTCGGCGCCGCCGAACTGCGCATCGACACGCCCTTGAAGGAAGCCGCGGTGAAGGCGCGGCTCGAGAAACTGGGGCTGCGCCAGGTGCGCATGGAAGGCCAGGTGCAGCCCTTCAGCATCAACCACAACGTCACCCGCGGCGCGCATGCGCTGAACCGGTGCGACGCCTGCCATTCGGCGGGCTCGCGCCTGACGCAGGCGATGCAACTCGCGGCCTTCGCGCCCGTGCTGCCGGCCTTCGACGCGAACAACAACGTCTCGGGCAGTGGCCGCGTGACGCGCCGCGACGACGGTGCGCTGTACTACGAGCCGGCGCCGGCCAAGGACGCGGTCTACGTGTTCGGCGCCACGCGGATCGGCTGGGTCGACGCGATCGGTGCGCTTGCCGTCGTCGGCACGCTGCTCGGCGTGCTCGGCCACGGCACGCTGCGTTTTCTCGCCTGGCGCAAGCGGCCGCACACCCCGGCGCCAACGAAGCGCGTGCACCTGTACGACGCCTACCGGCGGCTGTGGCACTGGCTGCAGGCGATATCGATCGTCGCGCTGCTGGCCACCGGCCTGATCATCCACCGGCCCGACGTGTTCTCGGCCTTCCCCTTCGGCGCGGTCGTCACGCTGCACAACGTGCTCGCGGCGGTGCTGACCGTCAATGCCGCGCTGTCGCTGTTCTACCACCTGGCCACCGAGCGCATGCGCGAGTACATGCCGCGGCCCTACGGATTCATCGACGACGCCATCCGCCAGGCGAAGTACTACCAGTCCGGCATCTTCAAGGGTGAAGCCCATCCCTTCGACAAGCGGCCCGACGACCGCATGAACCCGATCCAGAAGGCGACCTACTTCGGCGTGCTCAACGTGCTTCTGCCGCTGCAGATCGCCACCGGCGCGCTGATGTGGGGTGCGCAGCACTGGCCGCAGGCCGCCGCCGCGGTGGGTGGCCTGCCGCTGCTGGCGCCCATGCACACCCTGCTGGCCTGGTTTTTCGCCAGCTTCATCCTCGGCCACATCTACATGGCCACCACCGGTGCCACGCCGCTGGAGGCGCTGCGTGGCATGGTCACGGGCGACGAAGAGGTCGAGGTCCACGAGGCCTTCGGCAGCCACTGA
- a CDS encoding membrane protease subunit, stomatin/prohibitin (PFAM: SPFH domain / Band 7 family), translating into MEFVALVLLVIAAIFVVRSLKVVPQQHAWVVERLGKYHSTLAPGLNILVPFVDRVAYKHSLKEIPLDVPSQVCITKDNTQLQVDGILYFQITDAMRASYGSSNYVVAITQLAQTTLRSVIGKMELDRTFEERGIINSSVVEALDEAALNWGVKVLRYEIKDLTPPAEILHAMQAQITAEREKRALIAASEGRRQEQINIATGEREAFIARSEGAKQAEINKAQGEAAAITAVAEATASAIRQIAAAIQQPGGEQAVQLKVAEKAVEAYAGLARTNNTMIVPGNMGEVATLIGTAMTLMKAGPAGAGKSVG; encoded by the coding sequence ATGGAATTCGTCGCCCTGGTTCTGCTGGTCATTGCCGCCATCTTTGTGGTGCGCTCGCTGAAGGTGGTGCCGCAGCAGCATGCCTGGGTGGTGGAACGCCTGGGCAAGTACCACAGCACCCTGGCACCAGGGCTGAACATCCTGGTGCCCTTCGTGGACCGCGTGGCCTACAAGCATTCGCTGAAGGAGATTCCGCTGGACGTGCCCAGCCAGGTCTGCATCACCAAGGACAACACGCAATTGCAGGTGGACGGCATCCTGTACTTCCAGATCACCGACGCCATGCGCGCCAGCTACGGCAGCAGCAACTACGTGGTGGCCATCACCCAGCTGGCGCAGACCACGCTGCGCAGTGTGATCGGCAAGATGGAACTGGACCGCACCTTCGAGGAGCGCGGCATCATCAACTCGTCAGTGGTCGAAGCATTGGACGAAGCGGCGCTCAACTGGGGTGTGAAGGTGCTGCGCTACGAGATCAAGGACCTCACCCCGCCGGCCGAGATCCTGCACGCCATGCAGGCGCAGATCACGGCCGAGCGAGAGAAGCGGGCTCTCATTGCCGCCAGCGAAGGCCGGCGCCAGGAGCAGATCAACATCGCCACCGGGGAGCGCGAAGCCTTCATCGCCCGGTCCGAGGGCGCCAAGCAGGCCGAGATCAACAAGGCGCAGGGCGAGGCGGCGGCCATCACCGCGGTGGCCGAAGCCACCGCCAGCGCCATCCGCCAGATTGCCGCGGCCATCCAGCAACCCGGCGGCGAACAGGCGGTGCAACTGAAGGTGGCCGAAAAGGCGGTGGAGGCCTATGCCGGCCTGGCGCGCACCAACAACACCATGATCGTGCCCGGAAACATGGGCGAGGTGGCCACCCTGATAGGCACCGCGATGACACTGATGAAGGCGGGTCCGGCCGGTGCGGGCAAATCGGTCGGCTAG
- a CDS encoding Cytochrome c bacterial (PFAM: Cytochrome c bacterial): MRRAVLERLCTMNRSRRWILGLIFIAVLIVAPFLWLRPGPAPRHDPASRLPVKLTHVDHHDIVKGPFKSGQDVTRACIACHKDAAADMMKTTHWTWESKAVSVPWRKTPVTIGKINQINNFCIGTQGNENKCMACHIGYGWEAGKAAQQADPANVDCLACHADPSRYGKGLWGNPTPSVDLLAAAQSVRATTRENCGKCHFDGGGGNGVKHGDLDESLYFPQRTLDVHMGGKHKLQCSDCHVTKRHQILGRMIADNYTIDPVEQVTCTQCHEGKFHRDERIGTHLRSLACQTCHIPAMAREEPTKVAWDWSKAGQKDRADDHYTYLKIKGEFSYRSNFAPAYLWFNGSNDYRYLLGDPIAKDGTTYINKPAGSITDPKARIFPFKVHVAKQPYDTVKGYLLQPVTAGKNGYWTHFDWHQAFRLAEPITGLSYSGQYGFTETTMYWPTTHMVQSADQALQCDDCHSATGKPGRMDWKALGYPGDPIRWGGRKLP, translated from the coding sequence GTGCGCCGCGCCGTCCTGGAACGTCTCTGCACGATGAACCGGTCTCGACGCTGGATCCTCGGGCTGATCTTCATCGCAGTGCTGATCGTCGCGCCGTTCCTCTGGCTGCGCCCGGGCCCCGCCCCCCGCCACGACCCGGCGTCACGGCTGCCCGTCAAGCTGACGCACGTCGACCACCACGACATCGTCAAGGGCCCTTTCAAGAGCGGCCAGGACGTCACCCGCGCCTGCATCGCCTGCCACAAGGACGCCGCGGCTGACATGATGAAGACGACCCACTGGACCTGGGAGTCCAAGGCCGTTTCGGTGCCGTGGCGCAAGACCCCGGTGACGATTGGCAAGATCAATCAGATCAACAACTTCTGCATCGGCACGCAGGGCAACGAGAACAAGTGCATGGCCTGCCACATCGGCTATGGCTGGGAGGCCGGCAAGGCCGCGCAGCAGGCCGATCCGGCCAACGTGGACTGCCTGGCCTGCCACGCCGACCCGTCGCGCTACGGCAAGGGCCTGTGGGGCAACCCCACTCCCTCTGTCGACCTGCTCGCCGCCGCGCAAAGCGTTCGCGCAACGACGCGCGAGAACTGCGGCAAGTGCCACTTCGACGGCGGCGGCGGCAACGGCGTCAAGCATGGCGACCTCGACGAGAGCCTGTACTTCCCGCAGCGCACGCTGGACGTTCACATGGGCGGCAAGCACAAGCTGCAGTGCAGCGACTGCCACGTGACGAAGCGCCACCAGATCCTGGGCCGCATGATCGCGGACAACTACACCATCGATCCGGTCGAGCAGGTGACGTGCACCCAATGCCACGAAGGCAAGTTCCACCGCGACGAGCGCATCGGCACGCACCTGCGCTCGCTGGCCTGCCAGACCTGCCACATCCCGGCGATGGCGCGCGAGGAGCCGACCAAGGTTGCGTGGGACTGGTCCAAGGCCGGCCAGAAGGACCGCGCAGACGACCACTACACCTACCTGAAGATCAAGGGCGAGTTCAGCTACCGGTCGAACTTCGCGCCCGCCTACCTCTGGTTCAACGGCAGCAACGACTACCGCTACCTGCTCGGCGACCCGATCGCCAAGGACGGTACGACCTACATCAACAAGCCGGCCGGATCGATCACCGACCCGAAGGCGCGCATCTTCCCGTTCAAGGTCCATGTCGCAAAGCAGCCCTACGACACCGTCAAGGGGTATCTGCTGCAGCCCGTCACGGCCGGCAAGAACGGCTACTGGACCCATTTCGACTGGCACCAGGCCTTCAGGCTCGCCGAGCCGATCACCGGCCTGTCCTACAGCGGCCAGTACGGCTTCACCGAGACCACCATGTACTGGCCGACGACGCACATGGTCCAGTCCGCCGACCAGGCCCTGCAGTGCGACGACTGCCATTCCGCCACCGGCAAGCCCGGCCGCATGGACTGGAAGGCCCTGGGCTACCCGGGCGATCCGATCCGCTGGGGCGGAAGGAAGCTGCCATGA
- a CDS encoding YeeE/YedE family protein (DUF395) (PFAM: YeeE/YedE family (DUF395)) — protein sequence MAGKQSFFRRPEKAYWHPYLAGAILGVVLFLAFALTGNGLGSSGATSRIDAALVDIVAPAHVDRTPYLLKMAGGDRNPLDDWIVPVFIGALLGGFASGWFNGRLRFQTTKGPQVSDRTRWALAFLGGVIFLYGARMARGCTSGQALSGGATLAAGSWVIMLSIFGSAYLLAYFVRKLWL from the coding sequence ATGGCGGGTAAACAATCATTCTTCAGGCGGCCCGAGAAGGCCTATTGGCACCCCTACCTGGCCGGCGCCATCCTCGGCGTGGTGCTGTTCCTTGCCTTCGCGCTGACCGGCAACGGGCTCGGCTCGTCGGGCGCGACGAGCCGCATCGACGCGGCCCTGGTGGACATCGTCGCGCCGGCCCACGTGGACCGCACGCCCTACCTGCTGAAGATGGCCGGTGGCGACCGCAACCCGCTGGACGACTGGATCGTGCCGGTGTTCATCGGCGCCCTGCTTGGCGGCTTCGCCTCCGGCTGGTTCAACGGCCGGCTCAGGTTCCAGACGACGAAGGGGCCGCAGGTCTCGGACCGCACACGCTGGGCGCTCGCCTTTCTCGGCGGGGTGATCTTCCTCTATGGCGCGCGCATGGCGCGTGGCTGCACTTCCGGGCAGGCCCTGTCCGGCGGCGCAACGTTGGCCGCCGGCTCGTGGGTGATCATGCTGTCGATCTTCGGCAGCGCCTACCTGCTGGCCTACTTCGTGCGCAAGCTGTGGCTGTGA